One Planctomycetaceae bacterium DNA window includes the following coding sequences:
- a CDS encoding lactonase family protein → MHTSPYSRRQFVGSAASLGITAGLSRIFASCHTMAIPSGQQNSRLFAYVGTFSSPLKDTLPTQVDLPPGNGRGIHIFEINRQSGAMIPAGTFDLGTSPSCVTINRSGDRLYSANETDRVGNDKQGSVSSFAIDKSNGQLRMLNSVKAGGAGPTYVSIHPSGKFLLVANYFGGSVAVFPILKDGTLADASDVKNDEGKIGPTRAVNAPPGSFAFSGHDRTHAHMIESSPDGRYVLHVDLGLDRIFIWAFDAENGTLSPAIQPFVELPPGDGPRHFYFHPNGKWFYSIQEEGSTLVVFDYEKESGQLTPRQTISTLPERFVGSNFCSEVLVSSDGRYLYAGNRLHDSIGVFAVGADGTLSHVDDVWTRGNYPRSFSIDPSGTFLYCCNQRADHVAVFQVDRETGKLEFTGDYGAVGNPSMIAFLEIDR, encoded by the coding sequence ATGCACACCAGTCCGTATTCCAGGCGGCAATTCGTCGGCAGCGCAGCCTCGCTGGGCATCACCGCTGGGTTGTCAAGAATATTTGCGTCCTGCCACACCATGGCGATTCCCAGTGGGCAACAGAACTCACGTCTCTTCGCGTATGTCGGTACTTTCAGCTCGCCCCTGAAGGATACGCTGCCGACTCAGGTCGACCTTCCTCCGGGCAATGGTCGTGGTATTCATATTTTCGAGATTAATCGCCAGTCTGGCGCGATGATTCCGGCGGGAACATTCGATCTCGGAACCAGCCCCAGCTGCGTTACCATTAACCGATCCGGAGATCGGCTTTATTCCGCAAATGAGACCGATCGGGTCGGCAATGACAAACAGGGCTCCGTAAGCTCATTTGCCATCGACAAAAGCAACGGGCAATTGCGAATGCTGAATTCGGTCAAGGCGGGCGGCGCTGGACCGACTTATGTGAGCATCCATCCATCCGGCAAATTTCTGTTGGTGGCCAACTACTTCGGTGGATCTGTTGCCGTATTTCCGATCCTTAAAGACGGCACACTTGCAGATGCGAGTGACGTAAAAAATGACGAAGGAAAGATTGGACCAACGCGAGCTGTCAACGCTCCTCCGGGAAGCTTCGCATTCAGTGGACATGACCGAACCCACGCGCACATGATCGAATCTTCACCGGATGGGCGGTATGTCCTTCATGTCGACCTGGGCCTGGATCGCATCTTCATCTGGGCATTCGACGCAGAGAATGGAACTCTGTCGCCCGCAATACAACCGTTTGTTGAATTGCCGCCCGGAGATGGGCCACGACACTTCTACTTTCATCCCAACGGCAAATGGTTCTATTCCATTCAGGAAGAAGGATCGACGCTTGTCGTGTTCGACTACGAAAAAGAGTCCGGCCAACTGACCCCTCGGCAGACCATCTCCACACTTCCTGAGAGATTTGTGGGCAGCAACTTCTGTTCTGAGGTACTCGTCAGTTCAGATGGCCGGTACCTGTATGCTGGCAATCGATTGCATGACAGTATTGGAGTCTTTGCTGTTGGTGCTGACGGAACGCTGTCGCATGTGGACGACGTCTGGACTCGCGGCAATTATCCCCGCAGTTTCAGCATCGACCCGAGTGGAACGTTCCTGTACTGCTGCAATCAGCGGGCAGATCATGTCGCGGTGTTTCAGGTCGATCGGGAAACCGGAAAGCTTGAATTTACGGGCGATTACGGTGCAGTTGGCAATCCATCGATGATCGCGTTTCTGGAAATTGACCGCTAA
- a CDS encoding aldehyde dehydrogenase family protein, translating into MLEIPVIRWGKPYESLEKADVVHFETGEVMAQMHQANAGLVQMDMRKADKAREVLRQFQPADLIDMCVKAADLFLTATLPMGNGTQTPEEFCSIQSATTGLPLNMARANMSKNAFVLSNMGAMLDALTRGLPLEILSRGYGMESRGVMVSYQSTTPVLGLVLPSNSPGVHTLWLPAIPLQVGLVLKPGSSEPWTPYRMYEAFAAAGVPREAFSLYPGPHDVGNKVLETCQRAMIFGGTATVEKYAGNPRVQAHGPGFSKIMLGDDVVDRWEDYLDILVKSVLINGGRSCINCSGIWASRHTEEIADAIAKQLGPITALPTTDPNAALAANTMAGAAEAMNRQIDEGCESAAVTEMTAKYRDGDRWIPKERCDYLRPTVLHVSDPDDKMANTEYMFPFVSVVKCPQNQMLKKIGSTLVGTAITEDPKWTQELVDARHIDRLNIGPIPTCALNWLQPHEGNIIDFLFRNRAFQNSMPPAH; encoded by the coding sequence ATGCTTGAAATTCCAGTTATCCGTTGGGGTAAGCCTTACGAGTCGCTCGAAAAGGCGGACGTAGTTCATTTTGAAACCGGAGAAGTCATGGCTCAGATGCATCAGGCCAATGCAGGCCTGGTGCAAATGGACATGCGGAAAGCAGACAAAGCACGAGAAGTACTTCGTCAGTTCCAGCCCGCCGATCTGATCGACATGTGCGTGAAAGCGGCGGACTTGTTTCTGACCGCAACATTGCCGATGGGTAACGGCACACAGACGCCGGAAGAATTCTGCTCGATTCAATCGGCAACTACGGGTCTTCCGCTCAACATGGCACGAGCCAACATGAGCAAGAATGCGTTCGTGCTCAGCAATATGGGCGCGATGCTGGATGCGTTGACACGGGGTCTGCCACTCGAAATTCTTTCGCGTGGATACGGCATGGAAAGTCGCGGGGTGATGGTGAGCTATCAAAGCACCACTCCGGTTCTGGGGCTCGTGTTACCATCGAATTCTCCTGGTGTTCACACACTATGGCTTCCGGCGATTCCTCTGCAGGTTGGATTGGTTCTGAAGCCGGGGTCCTCAGAACCATGGACTCCGTATCGCATGTACGAAGCATTTGCGGCAGCTGGCGTCCCGAGGGAAGCATTTTCACTGTATCCCGGGCCACACGATGTCGGAAACAAAGTACTGGAAACATGCCAGCGTGCGATGATTTTCGGGGGTACCGCCACGGTCGAGAAATACGCTGGCAATCCCCGGGTTCAGGCTCATGGTCCAGGATTCAGTAAGATCATGCTCGGCGACGACGTTGTCGACCGCTGGGAAGATTATCTGGACATCCTGGTGAAGAGCGTCCTGATTAACGGCGGTCGCAGCTGCATTAATTGCTCGGGAATCTGGGCATCTCGCCACACAGAAGAGATCGCGGATGCGATTGCAAAACAGCTGGGCCCGATCACAGCTTTGCCAACCACCGATCCCAATGCCGCTCTTGCTGCGAATACGATGGCAGGTGCTGCCGAAGCCATGAACCGTCAGATCGACGAAGGTTGCGAATCTGCTGCCGTCACAGAGATGACGGCCAAATATCGGGACGGTGATCGATGGATTCCCAAAGAACGCTGTGACTATCTTCGCCCGACCGTTCTGCACGTCAGTGATCCTGACGACAAAATGGCAAATACGGAGTACATGTTTCCATTCGTGTCTGTGGTGAAATGTCCTCAGAACCAGATGCTGAAAAAGATCGGTTCCACACTGGTTGGAACCGCAATCACTGAAGATCCGAAATGGACACAGGAACTGGTTGACGCGAGACACATTGATCGACTGAATATCGGTCCGATACCAACCTGCGCTTTGAACTGGCTGCAGCCACACGAAGGTAATATCATCGACTTCCTGTTTCGCAACCGCGCATTCCAGAACAGCATGCCGCCAGCTCACTAA
- a CDS encoding glycosyltransferase family 4 protein: MKVAIITAGGAGMFCGSCMQDNALARALRIADVDAVLIPTYTPIRVDEENASSPKVFLGGINVYLDSVVPGWRRLPHFLKSWLDHPGVIRQLSRLSGSTDAASLGKLTIDLLSGTHGPQRGEIVQLVDYIVDDLKPDIVVFSNALLSGVVPHLRSRFRGRILTLLQGDDIFLDALRPQFRQPALRQLTDNCRSLDGILTHSRYYSSHMRDYLSLQGMEFREIPLTMDGWHVEEKQAKTEIQADGDKGRVNIGYFARVCPEKGVQHFLDAARQLLPIYPDVDFTIAGFLPQQHRHWFDSLLAGVQKDVPSDRLRWLGSPSTRSEKFKILQAFDLLFIPADYHEPKGLYVIEAALLGVPSLLPAHGAFPERIADLGAGWLFDSSCKPPHGESSVRKLEDFVTTYTRNMDSDCKSRLIESATRLHSMQSTGPVVRSVLESF, from the coding sequence ATGAAAGTTGCAATAATCACAGCCGGGGGGGCGGGGATGTTCTGCGGCTCATGCATGCAGGACAATGCACTTGCTCGCGCTCTGCGGATAGCCGACGTGGACGCTGTGCTCATTCCTACTTACACGCCGATTCGTGTGGATGAAGAGAATGCCAGCAGCCCTAAAGTTTTCCTCGGCGGGATTAATGTTTACCTGGATTCCGTGGTTCCCGGTTGGCGGCGTCTGCCGCATTTCCTCAAATCATGGCTCGATCACCCAGGTGTGATTCGGCAACTTTCCCGACTGAGCGGCAGTACGGACGCAGCCAGTCTCGGAAAATTGACCATTGATCTTCTTAGCGGTACGCACGGCCCGCAGCGCGGCGAGATTGTTCAGCTTGTTGACTACATCGTCGATGACCTGAAGCCGGATATCGTGGTGTTCAGTAACGCACTTCTGTCCGGTGTTGTTCCTCATTTACGCAGTCGGTTTCGCGGCAGGATTCTCACGCTGCTTCAGGGCGACGACATTTTTCTTGATGCTCTGAGACCACAATTCCGGCAGCCGGCATTACGGCAGCTGACTGACAACTGTCGTTCTTTGGACGGAATACTGACTCACAGCCGGTATTACAGCAGCCACATGAGGGATTACCTTTCCCTGCAAGGCATGGAATTTCGTGAAATTCCGCTCACCATGGATGGGTGGCATGTTGAAGAAAAACAAGCCAAAACCGAAATACAGGCGGATGGGGACAAGGGCCGTGTGAATATTGGCTATTTCGCACGAGTCTGTCCCGAGAAGGGCGTTCAGCACTTCCTGGATGCGGCCCGGCAGTTGCTTCCGATCTATCCTGACGTGGACTTTACGATCGCCGGATTTTTACCACAGCAACACCGGCACTGGTTTGACTCATTGCTTGCAGGAGTGCAGAAGGACGTCCCTTCAGACAGGTTGCGGTGGCTTGGTAGTCCTTCGACAAGGAGTGAGAAGTTCAAAATCCTGCAGGCGTTCGACTTATTGTTTATTCCTGCGGATTACCACGAACCTAAGGGACTGTACGTCATTGAGGCGGCTCTGCTGGGTGTTCCGTCGCTGCTTCCCGCTCATGGAGCATTTCCTGAACGCATTGCCGACCTGGGAGCAGGCTGGTTATTCGATTCCAGTTGCAAACCGCCGCATGGTGAATCTTCGGTCCGGAAGCTCGAGGATTTTGTGACGACCTACACGCGGAATATGGATTCTGATTGTAAATCCAGGTTGATCGAATCGGCTACGAGGCTGCATTCCATGCAGAGCACCGGACCAGTCGTGCGTTCTGTGCTGGAGTCTTTCTGA